The region TGTCTGCGGCCCCGCCTTAATGCCCCTACATAATCATATAATGCCATCCGCTTTTCCTCCATCCTTTTCTAAGGTTATTTTAGCATTAAAGCAGCATTCTGTATAGATTGTTTAGGAAGCTTAAAGTGTCTCAGTTAAAGATTCCTCACCTTAAAGTCTCTTTCCAGTTCTCTTTTTTGATCCTTTTTGGCAATATCATCTCTCTTATCGTATAGTTTTTTTCCTCTGGCAAGGCCGATTTCCACCTTTACAAGACTGCCCTTAAAATATACCTGAAGAGGAACCAGCGTATACCCCTTCTGGGCGATCTTAGCATCCAGCTTTCCGATCTCGGTTCTGTGAAGCAGCAGTTTTCTGACCCTCAAAGGGTCCTTATTAAAGATATTTCCTTTTTCATATGGGCTGATGTTCATGCCATAGACATAAACCTCTCCTTTATCGATCCTGACAAAGGATTCCTTAACACTGCATTTGCCCATTCGTATGGATTTTACCTCGGTTCCGGCCAGCTCGATACCGGCCTCATATTTTTCATCAATAAAATAATCGTGATATGCCTTTTTGTTATTGGCAATCAATTTGAAACTCTCTTTCCCCATTTTCATTCCTCCTGTTATTCCTCATCAAATTTCTTCGCCGGAATAAAGTCGATGGTACGTAATAGCTTATCCGTACCTGCCACCATAACCCGGATAGGCTGACCAAGTTTATATGTTTTCCTTGTCATCTCACCTACCAGCTCATAATGCTCTTCATCAAAATGATAATAATCATCCTGAAGCTGATTGACATGAATCAATCCTTCCACTGTATTGGGAAGCTCCACATAAAGGCCCCAGTTTGTCACACCGGAGATCACTCCGTCAAACTCTTCCCCAATGTGTCTTGACATATATTCACACTTTTTAAGCTTAATGGTTTCCCGCTCCGCTTCATCGGCTCTACGTTCCATGGCCGAAGACTGGACGGACACCTGCTGCAGGATCTTATCGTAATGACTGATCCTCTTGTCTGATAAGCCTGACCTTAAATTCTCCTTAATAATTCGGTGGATTTGTAAGTCCGGATACCTTCTGATGGGAGAAGTAAAGTGGGTATAATATTTGGCCGCCAGACCAAAGTGACCGGTATTTGCCACCGTATATTTCGCCTGTTTCATGGAACGCAGGGCCAGACGGCTGATTAAGGCTTCCTCTGGTGTATCCTCCGCATTGGCTAGGAGCTTCTGGACTTCCTTTGGGTAAACCTCTCCGTTGTGAAAGCGGATGGAATAACCAAAATTGTTTATTAATGTAGCAAGGCTCTTCATCCTCTCCGGATCCGGATTGTCATGAGTTCGGTAAAGGAAAGGGATCTCCTGCCAAAAATAATCTTCTGCCACCGTTTCATTTGCCATGAGCATGAAATCTTCAATGATTTTCGTAGCAGAATTTCTATCATAGGGTTTGATCTCCAAAGGCTTTCCCCGTTCATCCAGAATGACCTTTGTCTCCGGGAAATCAAAATCAATGGATCCCCTCTTCTTTCTCTTTTCTCTCAGGATATCAGCCAGCTCCTTCATCTGTTCAAACATGGGAACGAATGCCTCATATTCCTTTCGGACCGACTCATCCCGGTCAGTAATGATGGCATTCACTGCCGTATAAGTCATTCTCCTGTCCACGTTTATGACTGTTTCAGCGATTCGGTGTCCTATGACGCTGCCATCTTCATCAATGTCCATGATGCAGCTTAAAGCCAGACGGTCCTCTCCCTGATTCAGGGAACAGATCCCGTTTGACAGCTTATGAGGCAGCATGGGAATCACCCGGTCCACCAGGTAAACGCTGGTACCCCGTCTTAAAGCTTCCTCATCCAAGGGACTGTTTTCTGTTACATAATTGGTAACATCTGCGATGTGGACACCCAAAGTATAGACTCCGCCCTTTTTAGATATGGTAATGGCATCGTCAAGGTCCTTTGCATCTTCCCCGTCTATGGTTACTGTCTGCAAATCTCTTAAATCCAGACGTCCCTGCATATCTTTGCCTGTAATCTCATCCGGCACTGCTGTCACCTGTTTCATCACGCTGTCGGGAAATTCCTCCGGAAGCCCATACGCCCTTACAATCGAAAGGATATCTGTACCCGGATCATTGACATGTCCAAGGATTTCTGTTATAACCCCTTCCGGCTTACGTTCCGGCCCTCCGTAATCGGTAACCTTAACCACCACCTTGTGACCGGTCATGGCACCCATATCCTTGCCCTGGGGAATGAACACATCCTTTGAAATCTTCTGGTTATCGGGAATGACGAAACCAAAGCTTTTATTCTTCTGGTAATACCCTATGATCTGTTCATTGGCATGTTCCAGCACCTTTACCACATGGCCCTCTGCCCTTTTGCCGTTTCCCGGCTTTGTCTCGGCAGACACCAGCACAGTATCCCCATGAAGTGCACCGCCGGTTTTATCTTCCGGAATAAAAATATCCTGATCCAGCCCTTCCACTGCAACAAAACCAAAGCCTTTGGGGTGGCCGAAAAAAACTCCGGCAATGGAACCTAAGTCCGGCTTACCGTATTTTCCTTTTTGTGATATGCCAATCTTTCCTTCTGTCAAAAGCGTATCCAGCACCTCTTTTAAATCTTCCCTCTGCTCCTTTGGTATGTCAAAAAGCATGGCAAGCTCCTTTAATTTCATGGGTGCATAGGCAGGATCTTCAAATAACTGGAGAAGCATGGCTTTCCGCTGTATTAACTGTTCTTCTGTCATTTTCTTCCTCTCTTAAATATCATAATAATCTATTTTTTTCTCATTCTTTTCTTTATTATCTGCACTTTACCGGGAGGTATTACGAAACTTTGCTTTAATGCGAAAAAAACACCCTTGTTACCATACAAGAGTGTTTAATCTTTACAGTATATTCAGATTCAGTACCAGTGCCAGAATGAAAAACAGGACTGCTCCGTATTTTGTGAATTTCTCCAGTTTTCCCTCCATGGAACGGCCTTTATTTTTACCCCAGTAAGTATCTGCCATACCGCCGATAGAACCCAGTCCCTGACTCTTTCCTTCCTGTAAAAGGATAATTGCTGATAAGGCAACACATATGATAACAAATATGATTGATAAAATAATCCTGATCACGTTTCCCACCTCCTATAGTCAAACACAGGTTATCATACCATAATTTTTCTGAAAATACAATATATTTTTATATTTTTATAATCAACCCGCCCTATATCCAAATGCCAGGCCGTTCATTGGTACTTTTCTCACAAGGATATTCTTCCACAGACCGCCGGCTGCCCAGGCATCCGGTAAAATTCTTCAATTCGCAGAAGCTCATTGTACTTGGCCGTACATTCTCCTCTGCAGGGAGCACCGCTTTTCACATAGTCAGCCCGGACAGCCGCAGCCATATCGGAAAGGAAAGATTCCTCCGTATCCCTCACATCACTGGCAATAATCACCTTGTGCCCGGCTTTCCTCGCCTTTTCTACCATTTCCAGCGCTCCGGTTACTGTCCCGGCTTGTTCCATCCGGATGATTGTGGCGTTGGCCGCATTAAAATCATCGGATATCATGAGAGCACGGTGCTCCAGCAGGTTCATCATTTGCATTCTGCCCACCAGGTCGGCCTTCCACAATCCATTCATGACCGCACAAATGGGAAATCCGTCCGTCAGCCTCATATAATAGGCGATCATATCCTTTTGCTGCCTGTTTATGGAGATTCCGCCTTTTTTGCTCTCTTTTGAAAAACAGTAGCTTCCCTCTTCTTTTACATACAGCCGGTCCGCCTCCGCATTGATGGCTACCAGTACATCAATTCCCGGTTTATATTCTGTAAGTCTAAAGGAATCCATTAAGTAGTGAAGTGCTTCTTCTGCATTTTTCATATCCGGCTCAAAGCCGCCGCCTTTCCCCACAGATGTGCTGAATCCGCTCATGGATAAAAGTCTTTTTAAAGTCTGGTAAATTTCCACTCCCATGCGGAGCCCTTCCGAATAGGACCGGGCCCCTTGAGGAACAATCATAATTTCATGAAAATCAAGGCCTTTCTCCCCGCTGCCTCCGCTGATCATGGTCATCATGGGAACCGGCATCCCAGGAGCCGAAGTACCTCCCAGATAACGGTAAAGAGGAAGGCCAAGACCGGCACCCGCTGCCCTTGCAACAGCCATGGACAGAGCCAAAATTCCTTGGTTTTCATTTTTTCCCTCTCCCCCTTCCTTTGCTGCCTGCAAAAGGAGCCGGTCTATCTTTCCCTGGTCTGACGCATCCTCAAATAATATAATTTCAGAAAACCATTCATTAACAATGCCTGCCTGTTCTTTTGCCCTGTCAGTATTTCCAAGGGAAACGGCAGCCCTGCCATGGGCACCGTTCTCCAGCACTACCTCAGCTTCGATTCCAGGATATCCCCAGGAATCATGGATTGTTCTGCCTGTTACTTCTATAATATCAAGTTCGTTTCGCATCATTTTGCCTCCCTGCTTTTTCTTGCGATCTTACCGTAAGGATTGACGGAATTTTCCATATCCATGCAAGTACAGAGAAAAAAGATGCCAGGATGAATTTGTCTTTCATCCTGGCATCTTATCTATTATGCCCGAAGTTCGATTCCCAGTGCTTGTAATCCGTTCAGGATCTTTTTCATCACAGTCAGTACTTCCTGCTCCTCTAAAGTATGGTCTCCTGAGCGGAAGGTGATGGAATAGGCAACAGACTTATATCCTGATAAAATCTGTGATCCTTCATAAATATCAAAAAGCTCATAGCTTTCCAATATTTTACCTCCCCGCTGTTGGATGACAGCTTCAATCTGCCCAACCAAGATCTCTTTTGGAACCACCATACTGATATCTCTGGAAACAGCGGGATATTTTGCAATTCCGGTGTATTTCCGGTCAAAGCTTGTAAACGGAATCATAGACGGCATATCGATCACAGCCACATAGGAGCGGTCCCCGATCTTGTAGTTGTCAGCCACCTCGGGGTGGACTTCTCCTAAATATCCAATGGTCACCCCATCGTAAACAATATCTGCCTGTCTTCCGGGGTGAAGGAATGTTTTTCCGCTCTTCGGATCATAATGAGGCTTTTCGTGCATCCCCGTTTTATCAAAAAATTCTTCAATGACGCCCTTCATATCAAAGAAATCGCCGTCTCCGTAAAAGCCCAGGGTAAACTGCATTCTCTCATCGGGAAGCTCAGTCAATGGGAGAGCCTTTGGAAGATAAATATTGGCAAGCTCATAAAGGCGTACATTCTTATTCCGGCGGTTATAGTTGGTGGATAAGGAATTTAACATCCCATGGAGAGGGGAGGTTCTCATAACGCTGAAATCTTCTCCCAAAGGATTTAAAATATTCACTGTCACACGAAGCGGGCTGTCCTTTGGAATAAGAAGGCGGTCAAATACCTTGGGACTTTCAAAGGAATAGGTCATTCCCTGGGAGAATCCGCAGAATTCCGCCACTTCTCTTGCCACTTCTTCCACTCTTAACTTATAGGACAGCTTTCCGGTAGTTGCTTCGCCTGTTGGCAAAGATACCGGGATCTTGTCATATCCGAAGAATCTGGCAGCTTCCTCCGCTAAATCGGCCATACAGTTTAAGTCCTGGCGGAAGGTAGGGATAAGAATCTCACCAGCAGCCTTGTCATAACCCAAATCCAGCCTTTTAAAGTAACCAACCATTGTATCCGGTTCGATCTCAGTTCCCAGAAGCCTGTTCATCTTATCCGGTTCAAAAGGAAGCCTTTTTCCTTCTCTCTTTGACTGATATACATCGATCATACCGCCTACTACTTCTCCTGCTCCCAGCTCTTCGATCAGCTGGCAGGCGCGGTTGATGGCTTCCTCTGCATTGTTAGGATCAAGTCCTTTTTCGAATTTCCCGGAAGCATCCGTCCTTAATCCCACCTTTTTAGAGGAAAGGCGGATATTGGTGCCGTCAAAGCAGGCACTTTCAAACACCATGGTCTTCACCTGATCAGTGATCTTGGAGTTCTCTCCTCCCATGATGCCGGCAATTCCAACCGCCTTTTCCCCGTCATTGATCATGAGTATGGTGCCGTCCAGCTTTCTCTCCTGTCCGTCAAGAGTCTGGAAGGTATCCCCTTCTTTGGCGCATTTTACAATGATCTCATGGTTTGCAAGGAGTTCATAATCAAAGGCGTGCATGGGCTGGCCATACTCTTCCATTACATAATTGGTTATGTCAACGATATTGTTAATGGGCCGGATTCCGCATGCTGCCAGACGTCTCTGCATCCAGACCGGAGATGGGGCAAGCCTAATATTTTTCACCATTCTTGCACAATAACGGGGGCATAGGCAGCTGTCCTCTACAGTCACCTTTAAATAGTCGTTGATATCCTCGCTGTTACCTGTAGCTGTCACCACCGGAGGGATAAAGGGCTTATGAAAGGTTGCAGCCGCTTCCCTGGCAATTCCTATGACACTATAGCAATCCACGCGGTTGGAGGTGATTTCATATTCAAATACGGAATCATGAAGACCCAGCACCTCAACGGCATCCGCGCCTGTTTTTGTATCTTCAGGCAGAATGTAAATTCCACTTTCCGGAGCATCGGGATACATTTCATTGGAAAAACCCAATTCCTCAATGGAGCACATCATGCCGCAGGACTCGATTCCTCTTAACTTTCCTTTTTTTATCTTGATTCCCTCTTCAGGAAGTGGGCCGCCGTCATGGCCTCCTGCCACTTTTCCTCCATCCAAAACCACAGGAACTTTATCTCCTGTCTTAACATTGGAAGCACCTGTGACAATCTGTACTGTTTCCGTTCCAACGTCAACCTGGCAGATAATCAGCTTATCCGCATCCGGATGGCGCTCAATGGATAATATCTGTCCAACAACGATTTTCTCTAAGTTTTTATCCAGGCATTCATAGCCTTCCACCTTTGTTCCGGTGAGCGTCATGGCATCCGTGTATTCCTGAGCTGATACGTCTAAATCCGGAACATATGCTTTAATCCATGATAATGGTGTATTCATTGATCTATCTCCCTTTCCCTAGAACTGCTTTAAGAATCTGATGTCATTCTCATACAATAATCTCATATCATCAATTTCATATTTTAACAGAGCAATACGCTCTAACCCAACGCCAAATGCAAAGCCGGAATATTCATCCGGGTCGATTCCGCTCATTGTTAGTACGTTTGGATGAACCATTCCGCATCCAAGAATCTCAATCCAGCCGGAGCCTTTGCAGAAGCGGCAGCCTTTTCCGCCGCATTTAAAGCAGGTAACATCCATTTCTGCGCTTGGTTCTGTAAATGGGAAATGGTGAGGACGAAATTTTACCTTTGTCTCCAGGCCAAATAGCTCTCTTGCAAACTCCGCCAGGGTTCCCTTTAAGTCTGCAAATGTAATGTTTTTATCAATGACAAGGCCTTCGATCTGGTGGAAGGAAGGAGAATGAGTGGCATCCACCTCGTCAGACCGGAATACCCGGCCAGGAGCCAGCATGCGGATGGGCAGCTTCCCCTTTTCCATAGTACGTACCTGTACCGGAGATGTCTGGCTTCTCAATACAATGTTGTCACTGATATAAAAGGTATCCTGTTCATCTCTTGCCGGATGGTTCTTTGGTATATTTAATTTTTCAAAATTATAGGAATCATATTCTACCTCAGGCCCCTCAATAACCTCATATCCCATGCCAACAAAGATTCTTTCAACCTCTTTCAGGGCAATGGTGTTGGGATGGGTATGGCCTACCTTGTTCCGCTTGGCAGGAAGTGTTACATCAATCACTTCTTTTTTCAGCTGTTCTTCCCTGGCTTTCTTTTGAAGGATTGACATGGCTTCCTCTAATTTCCCTTCGATCATGGTCCTGGCGTCATTGACCATCTGCCCTACCTTTGGCCTGTCTTCCGGGGCAACATCCTTCATGCTTTTTAATACGCTGGTCAGTTCGCCCTTTTTCCCAAGATAAGCGACCCTGATGTCATTGAGTTTTTCCAGCGCATCCGAAGCTTCGATCTGCCTCAATGCTTCCTGTTTGATTTTTTCTAATTGATCTTTCATCCTGCTCTCCTTCTTTCATGATCAAATTTTTCTGCCCGCAAATGACATAATGCATTAAAAAAGCTCCATCCCATAAAGGGACGAAGCTATATTCGCGGTACCACCCTAATTCCTGTGTATGACACAGGCACTCGGTATACGTAACGTGTAAAGACGTCATGACTTACCCGCCAGACCGGCATCAAAACTGTCTCCTGGTTTCAATCATGCTGCTTCGGTGGGAAATTCAATCTCTTATCTGAACTTAAAAGGGCTTGCAGCCGATGGCCCCTTCTCTCTGGAAGAAAATAAAGATTTACTGACACCTTCATTGCATTTGATATTTTTAATTGTTACATTAGGTTCCATTGTAATAACGGTTGTTCAAAATGTCAAGGATTATTTTTAAGGATTATCTTAAAAGGAAGTAAGCAACTGCAATAACAGCAGCAATTACTGCAACACTGATCGCTGCGGAAATCAAAGGGTTCCTGTCATCGGAAACCTTTACTGTATCAAAGTCATCGTCATCATAACGTCTTTTGTTTCCCAACGGCTTTTTAGGATCGTCTTCCGGCTTGCGCAGTTGTTTCTCTATTTTCATGCGAAGCAGCACTTCTTCATTGGCTATGTAATTGCAATAAGGGCAGTAAATATTGCTGTTATCATCAGGAATCTGATTCCCGCAGTGCGGACACACTTTCATGATCTGCCAGGAACTGTGGGCAAAAACAGTTCCGTTCCCCCTCTCCACCATTTAATATGAATCATTATATCATATTTTCACTATTTTTTCAATCGCATCCCAGCAGTTGGCTTAGAGAAAGGGGGTTGTCTTCCTGTTTTTTCAAATGGCATCCTTATAAGATTCTTCCAAGATGCGTTTAAACTCAAGGAGTATTTCATATGTTTCCGCCCTTTTTTCCAGGTGCTCAATAAAAATATCAATATACGCCTTATCTTCAGCCCTTTTGATTTTCTCGGTCTGAACCTTTTCTTTT is a window of [Clostridium] saccharolyticum WM1 DNA encoding:
- the smpB gene encoding SsrA-binding protein SmpB; the protein is MGKESFKLIANNKKAYHDYFIDEKYEAGIELAGTEVKSIRMGKCSVKESFVRIDKGEVYVYGMNISPYEKGNIFNKDPLRVRKLLLHRTEIGKLDAKIAQKGYTLVPLQVYFKGSLVKVEIGLARGKKLYDKRDDIAKKDQKRELERDFKVRNL
- the rnr gene encoding ribonuclease R, whose product is MLLQLFEDPAYAPMKLKELAMLFDIPKEQREDLKEVLDTLLTEGKIGISQKGKYGKPDLGSIAGVFFGHPKGFGFVAVEGLDQDIFIPEDKTGGALHGDTVLVSAETKPGNGKRAEGHVVKVLEHANEQIIGYYQKNKSFGFVIPDNQKISKDVFIPQGKDMGAMTGHKVVVKVTDYGGPERKPEGVITEILGHVNDPGTDILSIVRAYGLPEEFPDSVMKQVTAVPDEITGKDMQGRLDLRDLQTVTIDGEDAKDLDDAITISKKGGVYTLGVHIADVTNYVTENSPLDEEALRRGTSVYLVDRVIPMLPHKLSNGICSLNQGEDRLALSCIMDIDEDGSVIGHRIAETVINVDRRMTYTAVNAIITDRDESVRKEYEAFVPMFEQMKELADILREKRKKRGSIDFDFPETKVILDERGKPLEIKPYDRNSATKIIEDFMLMANETVAEDYFWQEIPFLYRTHDNPDPERMKSLATLINNFGYSIRFHNGEVYPKEVQKLLANAEDTPEEALISRLALRSMKQAKYTVANTGHFGLAAKYYTHFTSPIRRYPDLQIHRIIKENLRSGLSDKRISHYDKILQQVSVQSSAMERRADEAERETIKLKKCEYMSRHIGEEFDGVISGVTNWGLYVELPNTVEGLIHVNQLQDDYYHFDEEHYELVGEMTRKTYKLGQPIRVMVAGTDKLLRTIDFIPAKKFDEE
- the secG gene encoding preprotein translocase subunit SecG, whose product is MIRIILSIIFVIICVALSAIILLQEGKSQGLGSIGGMADTYWGKNKGRSMEGKLEKFTKYGAVLFFILALVLNLNIL
- the eno gene encoding phosphopyruvate hydratase family protein (catalyzes the formation of phosphoenolpyruvate from 2-phospho-D-glycerate in glycolysis), with product MMRNELDIIEVTGRTIHDSWGYPGIEAEVVLENGAHGRAAVSLGNTDRAKEQAGIVNEWFSEIILFEDASDQGKIDRLLLQAAKEGGEGKNENQGILALSMAVARAAGAGLGLPLYRYLGGTSAPGMPVPMMTMISGGSGEKGLDFHEIMIVPQGARSYSEGLRMGVEIYQTLKRLLSMSGFSTSVGKGGGFEPDMKNAEEALHYLMDSFRLTEYKPGIDVLVAINAEADRLYVKEEGSYCFSKESKKGGISINRQQKDMIAYYMRLTDGFPICAVMNGLWKADLVGRMQMMNLLEHRALMISDDFNAANATIIRMEQAGTVTGALEMVEKARKAGHKVIIASDVRDTEESFLSDMAAAVRADYVKSGAPCRGECTAKYNELLRIEEFYRMPGQPAVCGRISL
- the pheT gene encoding phenylalanine--tRNA ligase subunit beta is translated as MNTPLSWIKAYVPDLDVSAQEYTDAMTLTGTKVEGYECLDKNLEKIVVGQILSIERHPDADKLIICQVDVGTETVQIVTGASNVKTGDKVPVVLDGGKVAGGHDGGPLPEEGIKIKKGKLRGIESCGMMCSIEELGFSNEMYPDAPESGIYILPEDTKTGADAVEVLGLHDSVFEYEITSNRVDCYSVIGIAREAAATFHKPFIPPVVTATGNSEDINDYLKVTVEDSCLCPRYCARMVKNIRLAPSPVWMQRRLAACGIRPINNIVDITNYVMEEYGQPMHAFDYELLANHEIIVKCAKEGDTFQTLDGQERKLDGTILMINDGEKAVGIAGIMGGENSKITDQVKTMVFESACFDGTNIRLSSKKVGLRTDASGKFEKGLDPNNAEEAINRACQLIEELGAGEVVGGMIDVYQSKREGKRLPFEPDKMNRLLGTEIEPDTMVGYFKRLDLGYDKAAGEILIPTFRQDLNCMADLAEEAARFFGYDKIPVSLPTGEATTGKLSYKLRVEEVAREVAEFCGFSQGMTYSFESPKVFDRLLIPKDSPLRVTVNILNPLGEDFSVMRTSPLHGMLNSLSTNYNRRNKNVRLYELANIYLPKALPLTELPDERMQFTLGFYGDGDFFDMKGVIEEFFDKTGMHEKPHYDPKSGKTFLHPGRQADIVYDGVTIGYLGEVHPEVADNYKIGDRSYVAVIDMPSMIPFTSFDRKYTGIAKYPAVSRDISMVVPKEILVGQIEAVIQQRGGKILESYELFDIYEGSQILSGYKSVAYSITFRSGDHTLEEQEVLTVMKKILNGLQALGIELRA
- the pheS gene encoding phenylalanine--tRNA ligase subunit alpha, yielding MKDQLEKIKQEALRQIEASDALEKLNDIRVAYLGKKGELTSVLKSMKDVAPEDRPKVGQMVNDARTMIEGKLEEAMSILQKKAREEQLKKEVIDVTLPAKRNKVGHTHPNTIALKEVERIFVGMGYEVIEGPEVEYDSYNFEKLNIPKNHPARDEQDTFYISDNIVLRSQTSPVQVRTMEKGKLPIRMLAPGRVFRSDEVDATHSPSFHQIEGLVIDKNITFADLKGTLAEFARELFGLETKVKFRPHHFPFTEPSAEMDVTCFKCGGKGCRFCKGSGWIEILGCGMVHPNVLTMSGIDPDEYSGFAFGVGLERIALLKYEIDDMRLLYENDIRFLKQF
- a CDS encoding zinc ribbon domain-containing protein; amino-acid sequence: MVERGNGTVFAHSSWQIMKVCPHCGNQIPDDNSNIYCPYCNYIANEEVLLRMKIEKQLRKPEDDPKKPLGNKRRYDDDDFDTVKVSDDRNPLISAAISVAVIAAVIAVAYFLLR